From the Macaca nemestrina isolate mMacNem1 chromosome 18, mMacNem.hap1, whole genome shotgun sequence genome, the window ctcactgcaaccttcatctcctgggttcaagcaattttcctgcctcagccacctaagtagctgggattacagctgcatgccaccacacccagctaatttttgtattttcagtagagatgaagtatcaccatgttggccaggctggtctcaaactcctgacctcaaatgatcctgccgcctcagcctcccaaagtgctgggattacaagtgtgagccaccacgcccgaccagaTGACAGATAATTTGTAATACAATGAAACTCATTTGTCACTGTCTGCATTACGTCTGAATTTCCCCAAcatcctggttaatttttaaaaatttgcattgaGTAAAATTTACTCTTTGTCGTGTACAGTTTATTGGGTTTTGACAATTGTGTAGTCACATATCTATTTCCACAGTACCACAGTAAACTGTTTAGTCATCCTGCAAATTTTTTCTTGCTGCCCCTTTGTAATCAATGCCTGTCCTCCTCCCTTTCTTTGGCAACCACTAATAATTTTCCATCCCTCTAATCTTTTATGCAATGTCATAaagtagaatcatataatatacaGCCTTGTTGATCTGACAGCCTCAATTTAGATAAATGTATTTAAGGTTCATACATGTAGTAGTGGAGATCGACAGTTTGTTCCTTTCTgttaacaacaaaaatttttttgtatagacataTCAGAGTTTATTATCCATTCACTTACTGAGGGACATAcatttatttctagcttttggcAAATATGAATATAGTGGCAACAAATATCCACAAACAGGTTTTAATCACTAGCTTTCAGTTTTGTATAATAAATGCCTAGGGTTGGGACCTCTGGTTCACACAATAAATATATGACTAACTTATAAAAAATGgttaaactattttccaaagttacTATGTCATTCTGCATTCCTAATTTGAGTAGCTCCAAATCCTAATCAGCATTTGGTattcacattaaaattttttttttttttttaaccgtgTGTGATATTTCACTGCGGCttggcttcattttttaaagaattgagggtggttccaagatggccgaataggaacagctctagtaTACAGCTCccagccattacataatgataaagggatcaattcatcaggaagagctaactatcctaaatatatatgcacccaatacaggagcacccagattcataaagcatatccttagagacttacaaagagacttagactcccatacaataataatgggagactttaacaccccgctgtcaatatcagacagatcaatgagacagaaagtaaacaaggatatccaggaattgaactcatctctgcaccaagtggacctaatagacatctacagaactctccaccccaaatcaacagaatacacattcttctcagcaccacatcacacttattccaaaattgaccacataattggaagtaaagcactcctcagcaaatgtaaaagaacagaaattataacaaactgtctctcagaccacagtacaatcaaactagaactcaggactaagaaactcaatcaaaaccactcaactacatggaaactgaacaacctgctcctgaatgactactgggaacataacgaaatgaaggcagaagtaaagatgttcttggaaaccaatgagaacaaagatacaacataccagaatctctgggacacatttaaagcagtgtgtagagggaagtttatagcactaaatgcccacaagagaaagtaggaaagatctaaaattgacaccctaacatcacaattgaaagaacgagagaagcaagagcaaacacattcaaaagctagcagaaggcaagaaataactaaaatcagagcagaactgaaggagatagagacacaaaaagccctcaaaaaatgaatgaatccaggagctggttttttgaaacgatcaacaaaattgatagaccgccagcaagactaataaagaagaaaagagaaaagaatcaaatagcgcaataaaaaatgataaaggggatatcaccaccgaccccaagaaacacaaactaccatcagagaatactataaacacttctatgcaaataaactagaaaatctagaggaaatggataaattcctggacacatacaccctcccaagactaaaccaggaagaagttgattctctgaatagatcaataacgggctctgaaattgaggcaatttttaatagcctaccaacaaaaacaagtccaggaccagacggattcacagctgaattctaccagaggtacaaggaggagttggtaccattccttctgaaactattcaaatgaatagaaaaggagggaatcctctctaactcattttatgaggccagcattatgctgataccaaagcctggcagagacacaacaaaaaaaggtaattttagaACAAGATCCCTggtgaatattgatgcaaaaatccttaataaaatactggcaaactgaatccagcagcacatcaaaaagcttatccatcatgatcaagtgggcttcatccctgggatgcaaggctggttcaacatatgaaaatcaataaacgtaatccagcatataaacagaaccaaagacaaaaaccacatgattatttctgcatcaatagatgcagaaaaggcctctgacaaaattcaacagcccttcatgctaaaaactctcaataaattcagtattgatggaacgtatctcaaaataataagagctatttatgacaaacccacagccaacatcatactgaatgggcaaaaactggaaaaattccctttgaaaactggcacaagacagggatgccctctctcaccactcctattcaacacagtgttggaagctctggccagggcagtcaggcaggagaaagaaataaagggtattcagttaggaaaagaggaagtcaaattgtccctgtttgcagatgacatgattgtgtatttagaaaactccattgtctcagcccaaaacctccttaaggtgataagcaacttcacaaagtctcaggatacaaaattaatgtgcaaatatcacaagcactcttatataccaataacagacaaacagagagccaaatcatgagtgacctcccattcacaattgcttcaaagagaataaaatacctaggaatccaacttacaagggatgtgaaggacctcttcaaggagacctacaaaccactgctcaatgaaataaaagaggacacaaacaaatggaagaacattccatgctcatggataggaagaatcaatatcatgaaaatggccatactgcccaaggtaatttataaattcaatgccatccccctCAAGTGACGAATgactttttcacagaattggaaaaaactactttaaagttcacatggaaccaaaaaagaccccgcattgccaaaacaatcctaagccaaaagaacaaagctggaggcatcacgctacctgacttcaaactatactacaaggctacagtaaccaaaacagcatggtactggtaccaaaacagagatatagaccaatggaacagaacagagccctcagaaataatatcacacatctacagcctacacacatctttgacaaacctgagagaaacaagaaatggggaaaggattccctatttaataaatggtgttgggaaaactggctagccatatgtagaaagctgaaactggatcccttccttacaacttatacgaaaattaattcaagatggattagagacttaaatgttagagctaaaaccataaaaaccctagaagaaaacctaggcaataccattcaggatataggcatgggcaaagacttcatgtctaaaacatcaaaagcaatggcaacaaaagccaaaattgacaaacgggatctaattaaactaaagagcttctgcacagcaaaagaaactgctatcagagtgaacaggcaacctagagaatgggagaaaatctttgcaatctactcatctgatgaAGGGCTAATACcaagaatctacaaataactcaaacaaatttacaagaaaaaaacaaccccatcaaaaagtgggcaaaggatatgaacagacatttctcaaaagaagacatttatacagccaacagacacatgaaaaaatgctcatcatcactggccatcagagaaatgcaaatcaaaatcacaatgagataccattttacaccagtgagaatggcaatcattaaaaagtcatgaaacaacaggtgctggagaggatgtagagaaataggaacacttttacactgttggtgggactgtaatctagttcaactattgtggaagatagtgtggcgattcctcaaggatctagaaccagaaataccacttgacccagccatcccactactgggtatatacccaaaggattataaatcatactgctataaagacacatgcaaacatatgtttattgcggcactattcacaatagcaacatttgggaaccaacccaaatgtccatcaatgatagactggattaagaaaatgtggcacatatataacatggaatactatgtagccataaaaagaatgagttcatgtcctttgtagggacatggatgcagctggaaaccatcattctgagcaaactgtcacaaggacaaaaaaccaaacactgcatgttcttactcataggtgggaattgaacaatgagaacacttggacagaagaaggggaacatcacacaccacggcctgttgtggggtcgggggagggaggagggatagcattaggagatatacctaatgtaaatgagttaatgggtgcagcacaccaacatggcacatgtatacatatgtaacaaacttgcacattgtgcacatgtaccctagaacttaaagtagaaaaaaaaattctgctgaaTACAGAATCTTGTGTTGATACTAGGTTTTCCTACCTGAAcgtaaaaaaattaattccattGTCATTTGcaattattactttttatgaCATATTATACTGCACttaaattatttctccttttaggTAATTTGTTGCTTTGTTCTGgctgttttcaagattttaaatttatctttggCACTACTTTTACTTCAACTAAATGGTCAGAATTTTGTATTGTAACTAAATATATCACTATAGAGTTACTCATGTCTTCAGATTAATTTCTAAgtaccattaatttttttttgacatggagtctcactctgtcagtcaggctggagtgcagtggcatgatcttggctcactgcaacttctgcctcccaagttcaagcaattctcctgcctcagcctcctgagtagctgggattacagatgtgaaccaccacgcccagctaatttttgtatttttagtagagatggggttttaccacattggttacgttggtctcgaactcccaaccttaggttatccacctgcctcagtctcaaaatgctgggattactggtgtgagccactgtgcctggccagcaccattaaatttaatgaaaacattcttaaaatctatgataatatataacaatattttataagctttcaaataagaaaatcataTAATTATTCTTACAGGaagcatatgaaagaaaaaaggatttgtAAGAGATAGAGTCTGAACTCAGAAGACATTAGATTTGTGAGAGAAAAATTCAGCGTACAATAGAGAAACTAATTTTGCTTTGAGAATTTGTGAGGTTTCTAGTTTGGTGGTAAATCAACAGTTCTCAAATTTCCTGTTGTGATCCATGATTTTCGTCTCCATTTGAAGATAGGTAAACACATGCATTTCTGCCTGTATAGTTCTCTTACACCTTTTTCTTTCTATGTTGATACATCTGTATATTCCATTCAATGTAAGTTAAAGCCAAGAAAAGCCTCTAAGTGTTCACACTGAAAAAGGGCATGTGcaaagaaaaacactgaataaaattttataagcAATGATTCAGGATTGTAAAAGTATGGCTTTTAAGTATATTACCATATAATCTTTATTATAACTGTTATAGTGCACCAGTAGCTACAAAAAGCAGGACAGAATATAATATAGTAACTATGAGAATGTTATCAATATTTTTCGAAGTTGAAGTCCTTCGGAAAATTGGTATGAAGTATATTTAGGATCTTTCAGATATAAGTTTTCACTTTTCTCTGATatctgtgagattttttttttaacacatcaAATAATATTCAAAGTTACTACTTCATTGTAGTATAAAGGTATGCTGGTATTTCAAATAACTGACCAGTTTTTTTCTACTTAAGGAACAATTGATGTAATAAACTCAGAATATTCTTCTTTTAGTATAGAATAATAATGCCCTaaatatgtactatatatttACATGCATTACTGTTTTATGATTCAAACACAAAGAGCGTCTTTTAGATTTTCTTCACGTATTCTACATTTGCCATTAAACTTCCatgaaaataaattgatattAATGATGTTCATCTACTATAAAACAACCTCTCGTAGCTCTGATGTAGAAAAAATAGactgtatgtttttatatatacactAGGCATTAAGGTATAACAACTAATTTGAGAATTGAATTATTGTTTGCTTTATACAaatctcaaatattttcaatgCAAATAAAGTGCTCACTGAATAATTACTTGTCCAAACATCAATGTTTTTGCTCATTTGaaacacataacaaaataaataactgctTTGGCTTTAGAGTAATCCTCcataataaatattcttatttaatgTAAAGTCTGGGATCTGTGCTTTAGTCCTTTTTTGTGTAAGTCCTGACACATTCAGACTTGAGTTTTGATTAAATACTTCCTCCTATTTATTCAGTGTGCAAAGTCTGTTTCCCTATAAACTCTATGGTGATTTTTAGGTTCTAAATTTTGGATAAAACTCTTTCCACATTTACCACAACTATAGATATTCTctagtatgaattatcttatgtcgAGAAAGGGTTGAGCAtcgattaaataacttgccacattctttacataTGTGGGGTTTCTCTCTAGTATGAATTATTTGATGTTGATTAAGGCGTGAACTATaattaaaggctttgccacattctttgcATTTATTGGGTTTTTccccagtatgaattctctgatggaCAAAAAGACTTGAGGAATGGGAAAAAGATTTACATTTGTCAAGTTTTTCTCtggtatgaattctctgatgttaATTAGGTATGACCTATAGTTAAAGGCTTTGCTGCATTCcttacatttgtagggtttctctctagTATGAATGCTTCGATGTCAAGTAAGGCATGAACTACaattaaaggctttgccacattctttgcatttatagggtttttctccagtatgaattctctggtGGATAATAAGACTCGAGGGACGAGAAAAAGATTTGCTACATGATTTACACGTGTAAGTTTTTCTCtggtatgaattctctgatgtttaGTTAGGTACGACCTACCGTTAAAGGTTTTGCTGCATTCCTTACATTTGTAGGGCTTCTTTCCCCTATGAATTCTCTTGTGCTGAGTAAGGGCTGAAGACACTTTAAATGATTtaccacattctttacatttgtaaggtttctctccagtatgaattctctgatgcaCAAGATTTGaagaataagtaaaatatttggtACATGCTTTACATTTGTAAagtttttctccagtgtgaattctctgatgtatAGTAAAATGTGAACTAGAAttgaaggctttgccacattctttacatttttatggtttctctccagtatgtatTATTTGATGTTAAGTAAAGTGTGAACGATGGTTAAAGGCTTTgtcacattctttacatttgtaaggtttctcttcATTATGGATTATCTTATGGTTTCTTAGACTTGACAATTTACTAAGGATTTTCTCACCATTATTACATCTGTGTGACTTTTCTCCAACATGGATTTTCTGAGGCTGAGTATGTTTTGATGACTGCATAAAAGTTTCTACACACTTGATACATTTGGCAGACTTCTCTTGAATATGGATACTCTGATGGATATGGTTGGTGCATTCATGAAAGACTTTCtcacatattttacatttgtaaTGGTTCTGTAGAAAATGAGTTTTCTGATGTCTTCTGGGGCTTATGCCTTGGCTTAATGTTGTATCAGATTTATTGTACTGATTTTTCTCTGCAATACAAATATACTGGTAGAGATCTGCCTAAAGGCTGTCAAAATTTTATCATATGTGTGATGTTTTCCCAAATTATCTATTTCGTGACTTGATTAAtcaatgatgaatgaatgaagacctTTCTATATCGATCACAAGCAGAAGGAGATGTTATTTGTTGGTGAAACAAACTTTTAACAAAGGACCCATCAAATTGATCATATTTAGAAATCAcctcttcatttttaaatcttttcttttcagaaatatttgaCTGAACATTTACTCTAATTCTATGTTTTAACTGGTTTATAAGATTATTTGAAATGTGGACTAAGTCACTATTcagattttccaaattttctttcaaagaaaaggTATGTTTCAAAAATTGATGCTGACATTTAGTTGCAGAAACACATGGATTAGAAAAAGCAACTGACATagatggagttttttgtttttgacctCTTATAGCAGTGACGTTTTTGTTACAGGTAGTTGTGCTACATTTTGTATGTCCATCACAACATCTGTTGTGACTGCCATACTTACCCTTACTTTCCCACTCTTTCCTTAAGTGTAAATTCTGAGGGCCACAGCTCCCATATCTATCCAATATCAATTTTTGGAATGATGCTTCTATGCACTTTTTTCTCAAGAGGCCTTGAGTATCATGAGAAAACATATCTGAAAGAtaccaaaagttttaaaaattccaattatTAAATTCAGgtgaaaatactttataaatgtaatataccAAATTATACCACGTTGAGAACACCATGATAGTTGAATCAAAAACTTGAGGTCCCTTTGTTTTCTCAATTGATATATGAACTTAAATATATTAGCGTGACTAAAGCCAGTTGAGTTTGCAGCACTTAGGTGAACACAAAGCCAAGAATGGTCGCatttagaaggaagaaaatttgtTGTATTTGTGCACCACAGCACAGTGCAGTTACACAGAAATTTTTCACATTCTGTTTTGCccccagcaaagaaaaaaaaaggagcaaaacaTATGTCCAAAGTTCTGGGTTATTCTGGGGCTAAAGATTGTTCATTGCTTCCTTTAATATGTGGTGCTGAAGAAAATGGTGATATAGTTGAAATGACATGTTGGGTCAACTGAGAACAAAGATGAATGCTTATTTCCACAACAGAAAGAAAGTAGTGACTATGACGCTCACCAAAGGGAGAGATTAAAGgctcttaagagaaaaaaaggcaaatcttTTTAATAGGAAAATACACACAGTAGTCCAGAGAAGACACATCCTGACAACAGTTTGAAGAATTTCCCAGAATGACTAGAGTGGCCTGACAGCTATcagttttcatctgtaaaaattCATTCCATAAAAAATGGAATAGGTAGCTGTTTCTTACTtgatcaaaatatcaacaaaaccacaaaacatcAAAGTACCAAAAAACACGGCTAAATCAAAGGACCAAAATGAAAGTGAATCTAAAGAAGTAGAAATCtattaattaacatattaatatcCAAGTGAAGTTAGAGTAGTAGAAATCTATTAGCTAATGCCGAGACCAGCCCGGttgtggagaccctaacccagcagtgctagaagaattaaagacacacacacagaaatacagagtgtggagtgggaaatcaggggactcacagccttcagagctgaagCCCCAAACAGAGTTtgacccacatatttattgacagcaagccagtgataagcattgtttctatagattatagattaactaaaagtattccttataggaaacaaagggatgggctctggctagttatctgtagcaggaacatgtccttaaggcacagattgctcatgctattgtttgtggcttaggaATACCTTAAGTGGTTTTCCATCCTGGGTGGGCCAGgtattccttgccctcattctggtaaatcTACAACCTTCAGCGTGGGTATCATGGCCCTCaagaacatgtcacagtgctgcagagatttgtttatggccagttctGGGGcctgtttatggccagatttggggacCTGTTCCCAACAaactaattttaaattaatttaaaatatctatctttGCCTTATAGACAAGTTCTTACACTGTcatcaggccagagtgcaatcacagctcagtggaaccttgaattcctggcctaaAGAAGTCACCCTCCCTAACTTTCCCAAGCGGCTATGACTACAGGAATGTACCATCACATctgaatacttttaaaattctttgtacagacagggtctttctaggtcacctaggctggtcaagaattcttgacctcaaggaATCCTAcagcctcagactctcaaagtgctgggataaaacCAGCAACTATACCTGGCATTCTCTGTCTTCTTTAAGAAATGAGGACAttggaccaggcgtggtggctcaagcctgtaatcccagcactttgggaggctgaggcgggcggatcacaaggtcaggagatcgagaccatcctggctaacatggtgaaaccccgtctctactaaaaatacaaaaaactagccgagcgaggtggcgggcgcctgtagtcccagctactcaggaggctgaggcaggagaatggcgtaaacccaggaggcggagcttgcagtgagccgagatcgcgctactgcactccagcctgggtgacagagcaagactccgtctcaaaaaataaaaaaaaataaaaaagaaataaggacaTTAAGCCAATAATCATACAAAAGGACAAGGATATATTACATAacgataaagggttcaattcaataagaataCTTAAATATGCTAAATACCTATGCACCAAACTTtggagcaccaagattcataaaacaagtacttctagTCCTAAGAAAAGAATTAGCCACATAATAACAGTGGTGTACTTCAACACCCCATGGACATCATTatatcattgaggcagaaaataaacaaagaaattttgGACATCAATTCCACATGACCAACTGgacctaataggcatctacagaaTAGACCAATTGGGcctaatagacacctacagaacaCTCAACCCATCAACCATAGAACACATAAATCCTTCATATGCACACAGGACACACTTGATGATTGAACCTATATGCTCAGCCagaaagcaagtctcaataaattttaaaaaagtcaaaatcataccaaccatactcttggactaaaatagaataaaaacagaaaacaacaagcaGATCTCTCAAAACTACAGAAATgcacagaaattaaacaactgGCTTCTCAACAACTTTTGagtaaacaataaaatcaaggaagaaatcaaaacCTTCTTTGAATAagtgaaaacagagaaaacacatACTAAaatctttgggacacagctaaagctgcattaaaaagtttataacaTGAAATGCCTACTTTAAAAGTTAGATCTCAAATTACTGAGGTAACATCATAtgtaaagaaactagaaaaagaaaaataagctgagcacaaagctagcagaagaaaagaaataactaaaatcagacaACTGAATTAAATTGAGACCCCAAATTCCATACAAAGCATcagcaaaaccaaaagttggttctttgaaaggataaacaagattgatagaccactagcgaggttaacaaagaaaaacagaagatccAGATAAGCACAATGAGAAACAACAAAGGGAACATTGCAATCAACCCCACAGGTATATAAAAGATTCTCAGAGACTTATGAAGACTTCTATGCACATAAAGTAGAAcatctagaggaaatgaataaattcctagaaacacacaatcTCCAAAGAGTGAATAgggaagaaactgaaaccctgaaCAAACCAGTATCAAGTTCTgatattgaatcagtaataaaaaatctaccaaccaaaaaagagtcctggacaagatggattcacaactgaaaTATACCACaagtacaaggaagagctggtatcaattctactcaaactatttcaaaaaatgagaaggagggactcctcccctctcattctatgaggccaacatcactctgttaccaaaatctggcaaagacacaatgaacaaacaaaacagcagGACAATATAGCTGATGAACACAGAaaagtcttcaacaaaatactagcaaaccaaatcgaGCAGCACAGCCAAAGTGTATTTACCACAATTAGctaggctttattcctggaatgcaaggttgtTCCAGCATATAGAAAtcataaatgtgattcatcacatagaattaaaatttaaaagctgggcacagtggctcatgcttgtaatcccagcactttggaaggctgaggcaggtggatcacctgaggccaggagttcaggaacagcttggccaacatggcgaaaccctgtctctcctaaaaatacaaaaattagctgggtgtgttggtgcgtgcctgtagtcacaggtactcgggaggctgagccgtgagaatcacttgaagctgggaggtagaggttgcagtgagcactccAGCTTTGAGGatagagcgggactctgtctccaaaaaaaagaaaaaagaaaaaagaaaaaaaaatcaccatttcaATAGATGTAAGATAAGCTTTTGATAAAACTTAACATCTCTTAATGATAAataaaaccctcaataaactaagcactgaagaaacatacctcaaaataatgagagccatctatgagaaacccacagccaacatactGACCAGGCAAAAGCTGGAGGTATTCcctttaaaaacaagaacaagacaagaatgcccactcttaccacttctattcaacatagtaagtACTAGCCAGAAAAATCagtcaagagaatgaaataaaagg encodes:
- the LOC105482975 gene encoding LOW QUALITY PROTEIN: KRAB domain-containing protein 5 (The sequence of the model RefSeq protein was modified relative to this genomic sequence to represent the inferred CDS: inserted 2 bases in 2 codons; substituted 3 bases at 3 genomic stop codons); its protein translation is MNTHVPASLLTAPGWQHAGPPLRAAQHGGATGGLGAPHGGRLAQKLGCLPREGPCEQGQATLHCPSWGLCVTDEHVEVSLSLKPDLITFLEQRKEPWNVKSEETVAIQPDMFSHDTQGLLRKKCIEASFQKLILDRYGSCGPQNLHLRKEWESKEKNQYNKSDTTLSQGISPRRHQKTHFLQNHYKCKICEKVFHECTNHIHQSIHIQEKSAKCIKCVETFMQSSKHTQPQKIHVGEKSHRCNNGEKILSKLSSLRNHKIIHNEEKPYKCKECDKAFNHRSHFTXHQIIHTGEKPXKCKECGKAFNSSSHFTIHQRIHTGEKLYKCKACTKYFTYSSNLVHQRIHTGEKPYKCKECGKSFKVSSALTQHKRIHRGKKPYKCKECSKTFNGRSYLTKHQRIHTREKXYTCKSCSKSFSRPSSLIIHQRIHTGEKPYKCKECGKAFNCSSCLTXHRSIHTREKPYKCKECSKAFNYRSYLIXHQRIHTREKLDKCKSFSHSSSLFVHQRIHTGEKPNKCKECGKAFNYSSRLNQHQIIHTREKPHICKECGKLFNRCSTLSRHKIIHTREYL